A section of the Macadamia integrifolia cultivar HAES 741 chromosome 9, SCU_Mint_v3, whole genome shotgun sequence genome encodes:
- the LOC122089460 gene encoding RINT1-like protein MAG2L — MEPRPVFSSVHELPPHLLRYLDENFKTQEDLMRAPTIAMELKKSCLNLDRNLMNLQKNLSSLAASWISRSNSASSALYHLNIKLQNFRLRTSQDGTGKVGLKKIRKILYEELPLLAKEVRRIEIVRIYAETTLQLEALVGDLEDAVYSVMNRNTWDIFQANLSHASSPTAVGQMKEKLLLAVNAMNNIEDILVSISRCQPQWDRLLNSVDARVDKALAVLRPQALTDHRILLSSIGWPPPLLTLEQESEKSSGLPNPLVLMQGDKKDRYCESFLSVCALQHIHTRREKRKKNLLEQKVDNSLDLWTIEALVSPFASRAEHHFSKWLEQPKFMFALVYRHTRDFVQGVDDVLQPLIDKARLVGYSAKEAWVSAMVKMLAGYLSTRKISVLAERYEDRDCKPEVTSSWLHLLDLLIAFDKRMLSLASLGTPHSQENLRVSMLSIFCDRLDWLRIWAKIELKDAWKKLKVDLKDERAWIIDTKAKYGFHTATEPEPFLLSTRQEYKAPLIAEAAVNITSTMIERSQSLPNILIRTQFIRLSADRFLWKFLNLLFQHCKGAQLRSGYTENETLMSVSASINAARYCESVLREWSADVDFLEMSIAEDDSHIQADGLDDRGCFFVEQIKSLVELETDWLMVIITDLLQQFNTLTWEYVQNKEKWGQGQEQEFIGTENIVGTQVLTLSVEFVEALDSLRSQFGILREVLNSKDFLDLWRSVAEGLDHFIFRSILMSNARFTFQGASQFKTDMRALFLVFGPFCVRPEAFLPCIRDSMKLLEMDEQHVNQLRVSLKDAEGNESMHLHGITHISCNQAEKILSSRSFGV; from the exons ATGGAACCTAGGCCTGTTTTCTCCAGTGTTCATGAACTCCCCCCACATCTTCTTCGGTATCTCGATGAAAACTTTAAGACCCAAGAAGATCTTATGAGGGCTCCAACTATCGCgatggaattgaagaaaagttgCTTAAATCTGGACAGGAATCTCATGAACTTGCAGAAAAATCTCTCTTCGCTTGCTGCTTCTTGGATTTCTCGTTCAAATAGCGCTTCAAGTGCCCTTTATCATCTCAATATCAAGCTTCAGAATTTTCGCCTCCGAACATCTCAAG ATGGAACGGGGAAGGTGGGTTTAAAGAAAATACGGAAAATATTATACGAGGAGTTGCCATTGCTTGCAAAGGAAGTGCGTCGAATTGAGATAGTTCGCATTTATGCTG AGACCACCCTACAGTTAGAAGCTCTGGTgggagatcttgaagatgcagTTTACTCTGTCATGAATAGAAACACATGGGACATCTTCCAGGCAAATCTATCACATGCATCAAGTCCAACT GCTGTTGgacaaatgaaagaaaaactaCTACTCGCTGTAAATGCCATGAATAATATTGAGGATATATTGGTAAGTATTTCTAGATGTCAGCCCCAATGGGATCGTCTTCTGAATTCTGTTGATGCTAGAGTAGATAAAGCTCTTGCTGTTCTCAGGCCTCAAGCTCTCACTGATCACAGAATTCTCCTTTCTTCTATTGGATGGCCACCGCCCCTTCTGACTTTAGaacaagaaagtgaaaaaagttCAGGCCTCCCAAACCCACTGGTTCTGATGCAAGGAGACAAAAAGGACAGATATTGTGAAAGTTTTCTATCTGTCTGTGCTTTGCAGCATATACATACcaggagagaaaaaagaaaaaagaatcttttagAGCAAAAGGTGGATAATAGTTTAGATCTTTGGACTATTGAAGCGCTGGTTTCACCTTTTGCCTCCAGGGCTGAACACCATTTCTCAAAATGGTTGGAACAACCCAAGTTTATGTTTGCTCTTGTGTACAGACATACCCGGGATTTTGTTCAAGGAGTGGATGATGTTTTACAGCCTTTGATTGACAAAGCAAGGTTGGTGGGTTATAGTGCCAAGGAAGCTTGGGTGTCAGCAATGGTTAAGATGCTTGCAGGGTACCTTTCGACAAGAAAAATTTCTGTCCTTGCTGAAAGATACGAAGATAGAGATTGCAAGCCAGAGGTGACGTCTTCATGGCTTCATCTTCTGGACCTTCTCATTGCTTTTGATAAAAGGATGCTATCACTTGCAAGTTTGGGAACTCCACACTCTCAAGAGAACTTGAGAGTATCAATGCTGTCAATATTTTGTGATCGACTTGACTGGCTCAGAATTTGGGCCAAGATAGAACTCAAAGATGCCTGGAAAAAACTGAAGGTGGACTTGAAAGATGAGAGAGCTTGGATTATTGACACAAAAGCAAAGTACGGGTTTCATACTGCCACAGAACCTGAACCGTTTCTTCTCTCTACTAGGCAAGAATATAAAGCCCCATTAATTGCAGAGGCCGCTGTTAATATAACATCCACAATGATAGAACGTTCCCAATCTCTACCAAACATCCTGATTCGTACACAATTTATTAGATTATCAGCAGACAGATTTTTGTGGAAGTTCCTTAATTTATTGTTTCAGCATTGCAAGGGGGCACAATTAAGATCCGGGTATACAGAAAATGAAACATTAATGAGTGTATCTGCTTCTATTAATGCTGCTAGGTATTGTGAATCAGTTCTGCGGGAATGGAGTGCAGATGTGGACTTCTTAGAGATGAGTATCGCTGAGGATGATTCACATATCCAAGCAGATGGTCTGGATGATCGAGGTTGCTTCTTTGTAGAACAAATAAAAAGCTTGGTAGAGCTGGAGACTGACTGGCTAATGGTAATAATCACTgatcttctccaacaattcAACACTCTTACCTGGGAATATGTCCAAAACAAGGAGAAGTGGGGGCAGGGGCAAGAGCAAGAGTTTATTGGCACAGAAAACATAGTGGGGACTCAGGTGTTGACTTTATCTGTTGAGTTTGTTGAAGCACTGGATTCTCTGAGAAGTCAGTTTGGTATTTTGAGGGAGGTTCTTAACTCAAAGGACTTCTTGGATCTTTGGAGAAGTGTTGCAGAGGGACTTGACCATTTTATCTTCCGCAGCATCCTCATGAGTAATGCAAGATTCACTTTTCAAGGAGCTAGTCAGTTCAAAACTGATATGCGGGCATTGTTCCTTGTTTTCGGGCCTTTCTGTGTCCGTCCTGAAGCGTTTTTACCTTGTATCAGAGATTCTATGAAGCTGTTAGAGATGGACGAACAGCATGTGAATCAGTTGAGAGTTTCATTGAAGGATGCGGAAGGAAATGAATCTATGCATCTCCATGGAATTACACACATATCTTGCAATCAAGCTGAGAAGATTTTGAGTAGTAGGAGTTTTGGAGTGTGA